The Ricinus communis isolate WT05 ecotype wild-type chromosome 8, ASM1957865v1, whole genome shotgun sequence sequence TTAGAATTCAGATTTCATGTGGAATCTGACTCTCTTGCTGAAGAGAATAGTCTTTTTTGACAACCAAATCATTTAAAGGCAACCAGGACTAATCCACTTGAGTATGACAGCATAGAGAAACAACAGTGTAATCTAGGGTGAAGACATACAGACCTCCACAAGCCAATCAATCAGAATCCCTCTCATGCTTTGAGTGATATCTCGCTGGATTGTTTCCATGTAAGTAGACTGTGTCCTGCGGACAAGCTgtataaaaagagaaatgaaacAGAAGAAACTATCAATATCTTTCGAGACTTTCATCATTCTTTCCCCTGATTAATACTTTATCTGTCTTTCTGTTGCATTCACATATAAATGATTATATCAGAAAAATGTTCTgggatatgaagaacaaaaaacatgaatttcttttcctgCACAAAGAGTGGTGGAAATGGCACAAACCTCAGCAACACGTAAATTGCTATAGATGTCCGAAGCATAGGAGCTGCAGAGTTGAGGATCCTTGTGATCACAATCAATGTCTTTAACATCTGGATTACTAGATATCATCCCACCACCAATGAGGCTTTGTTTCTCCACTACAGACATTTTAGACAGAAAAATCATTACTTGCTGCATGCAACTATacaaagacaaaaagaaaaaggaaaataatcaTCTTAAACATTTGTGGCCCACAACACCATCATTCATTCACACTTGAAGAAACCTTTACTAATCCTCAGTAACCCAAATGCATTTTACACCTCTTTGTTTCATAGACACATGCTATAGCCAAAGACCTGGGTTTGCAAACTGCATTATCATATAGCCTTAAGAAGTTAAGTCTCATGTTTCTCAATTCCATTTTGCATAATAGGCATTGAGGCTTCAGGGTGCAACTTTCATGAAGATTGCTAGGTTGACTAATTGGAAATAAAACCTTGAAGTTTAAGGAGTTAAAAATGTTAATTCACAGATTGGCATATAAGGGTGTTGATCTCATGTCTTTGTTGATACTTGAATTCTTCTCCCCAATAAAGTGGttgttttaatatcttaagATTCCTCATGAAAGTTAAGATTTAGTACTCCCTACTAGCCATTTAACAATTTGAGCTATTTACTGAATAACTGCTCCTGAACTGGATAGTCTCACAAAACAGCTATTTCACTACTATCATGAATTTCACTTCATTGAAAtctaattaacataaaaagcaggtgtaaaggaaataaacaaaacatGTAAACGACAAATGTTAATACATCTTGAACTAGGATCATAAACCTCACACCAAAAAATGCACTTGTTTGTTTCTAAAACGTTGGCATTCAACCAAGTTATTAAGGTTGTCATCTTTTGAAGTGTTGAAATGCAAAAAGATGGCATACATTGATTTGCAGGACTGCAGAGTTGTGATGGCACTCTGGAACATGGTTTTGGAACCCAATGGTTACTTGTGCCGAACTCCCTTACTTTATTTAGCTGACAATGCTCATCTTTCTCCAAAGTAGTTGAAGATATAACTTCTGATTTAGGTTCTGTTTTTATAGAATCTTGCAAAACTTTTATCTTTGAGTCAGCTTGGAGACGTGGGGGTTCTGCAGCACGCGAAGGAATCACTTTGGAAACATTGAGCTGGCCCTTTTTAGCCTGCTTTCCGTTCTTAGCCTGGTAAATCAgtaattgaaaggataaacAGTCAGATTCATGGATGCTGAGAATGGAAGAAGAAGTAACAAGAACTATGGGAATAAATTGGAGATTCATAGGGAAATTAAGatccaaattatgtataatCATACATATCATATTATCATAGTACAAAGTACTTTAAAAgttcaatttcattttttgcCTCACTCCATCTTTGTTTAGAGTGTATAATAATAGTGGAGCATCTATAGGCATTTCAAATATGTAAGGAAAATCAACCATATAAGAGGCTTAcatataaattctattttcttttaagcaTTCACAATTGAAGTTACTTAACGAAAATAGATATTATCAAGAGAAAAGAAGTATAACTCATCAACCTGAATTTTAGCTGCACTGAAGCAACTCCTATAAGAACTCTCACAGCAAACATTTGTGACATCCCGAAGCACTGCTCTCCTCTTTGCATTATCAATAGCACTGGTGTTGTTCTCATCCAAGGCTGCTCTTTTAGAATTTGCTCGCAAAATCCGCTTCTGCCCTTGTTGTCTGGTTTCCCTCAAAGGCAGCACCTTGCTAGATGCACGCAAGGCAGCTGCCCGTGCACGTGTTATCCGAGCATTATGATCTCCCATATTAACAGGAATCATATTTTCCTTCTTCATTTTTACAAGCCTTAGACGAGAACAATACTAAAGCATTACAGTCAGATTAGGAGAGCAACCTGcaataatatgattatatcAGAGCAAGCAATAAGATACTAAAATCTAAGTACATGTTCATCttcaaaaatatatgaagTGCCCTAGCAGGAATTTTCTACGTCAAACCAACCCTGTCTAAGAGTAGACAAAACCTGCTATGTTTGTGCGTTTATAAATGTAGTAACTTCTCATTTCAAATCATCAATATATATTCtgttcttttatcttttgccCGAGAAGTATATCATACTCGAAATATCATCAAATCTTTGGATCTTTACAGatcaatttgaaaaaagatTCACATTTCCATGGATAAATTTTCTTGGAAAGATCATCAAATCACTCCAATGTCAAGGTCATCCATGCATCTACAGTTCATTTTAAAATCACCATTGTTACCCAAAAGTACATTCTTCGCGAGAGAATTTTCTCTTTGAAACAAGCATTACCGCAtcagaaaatttgaaaatgtcGAGCAATGAGATGTAGAATCAGAAAAATTCACTTATAAACCCTGAAACATTGGGAAATAATCTTTTCATGAAGatgaaaatcaagaaaatgaaacaaccCAATTTCCAtaagcaaaaaaaagaaacaaattgatATCCGAAGCTTGAGATTTTAACAAAATGAAATTTGGTTCCAAGACTTCAAGATTTCCCTGTTGTAACCTCATTCAAGAAAATTTTCGAATTTATATTTCCAAACATAGAATTCTTCGTaccaattttttctttttctttttttttttttttttgtatccATGTTACCTTTATATAGGACGACTGTttccaaaaataaacaaaGGCTGGAAAAAGAACAATAATAAGCAAGGAAAatctccttctttctttttctgggttcaaataatttataattttgacaagaaaaagcaaaatgCAGCTTTCGTTCACATCCCACATTTTCCGAGCAACCAAACGGAAACATATCTTAAACCAAAACTTTATGGAAAACCCATATACaaaacttcaaaatttccaagagtaaaattaacccatcaaactaaaatcaaaaaataagcAAATAACTTATAAAACACCAAAGTTAAAGAAccagggaaaaaaaaaaacaaagaaaagaaaaacatacaTAATCTTGAGCATGAAAAATGTTGATCCATATAATTAACAACATTATGATATTTAGATTCAAAAAGAACCTGTGTTTGTCTTCTAAGCTccaaataaaagcaaagaGTGAAGAGAGCTTAGGAAGAGAATGAAAGAGAGAGTGAGCGGGATAGTGCAGAGgtttaaaaaaacaaccatggaaataattaaataaattaaaaattaaaagacaatcttaatgtttttttttaatagaaatttgtattaaaaagataaaaagaacatTGACCGTTTGACTAGGCCTAAAAGAGGGTGAAAGACAGTTCATTAGTAGGagttaatttgaattaattgagtgtaattaaatattatctcaCGCTTAGTATACATCACTGGATGACGAGGGAGATCTAGATCATTTTTGGCTTTTGTTCTGAACTTACTTTCTTGCCCCTGTTATTTTCTGGTTATTACTGGATACTGCGGGTTTGACTGCTTGACTTGTTCGTTTTGGTTTGAGGATTAGCGggtattttagtcattttagaGTTCATAATTAGATTTTCAGGTTGGATTTGTTTAAGGATAgtgtacaaaaagaaaatggatatGTTTCCCATATTTTTTCCAGATCCCAAATGTTTGTATTTTTGACCTTTTCTTTATGAATTATAACAGGCAGCACCAGTATTTTTTTACagcatattttatataattttaaagttttttgttaaaaataaaatagatatatataaacattagCACATTCAgtatataaaactatttatatgcTTTCTGACTCCCAaatgtatattatttatgGGTGTTAAAAGAGAGtaagtatttttataaggCAAATTCATATAATCTCAAATTGTAAAATGATTGGTTAAAGCTAATAAGTAGGTGACAAATTGATTGTAAACAGAGATGTGTTTTGTCttgtttatttaaatttgttatatttattttcttttattttataaaagataaatataataagtatttatagaaaaaaaattatataattttaaatttcagacGATCACacgatta is a genomic window containing:
- the LOC8271347 gene encoding cyclin-A2-4, coding for MKKENMIPVNMGDHNARITRARAAALRASSKVLPLRETRQQGQKRILRANSKRAALDENNTSAIDNAKRRAVLRDVTNVCCESSYRSCFSAAKIQAKNGKQAKKGQLNVSKVIPSRAAEPPRLQADSKIKVLQDSIKTEPKSEVISSTTLEKDEHCQLNKVREFGTSNHWVPKPCSRVPSQLCSPANQLEKQSLIGGGMISSNPDVKDIDCDHKDPQLCSSYASDIYSNLRVAELVRRTQSTYMETIQRDITQSMRGILIDWLVEVSEEYKLVADTLYLTVYLIDWFLSQNYIERQRLQLLGITCMLIASKYEEICAPRVEEFCFITDNTYTQGEVLKMESLALKYFGFQLFAPTAKTFLRRFLRAAQASYKSPSYELEYLADYLAELTLVDYSFLNFLPSVIAASAVFLARWTLDQTSHPWNPTLEHYTSYKALDIKTTVVALQDLQLNTNVCPLNAIRMKYRQQKYKSVAALSSPRLLETLF